One part of the Arthrobacter sp. EM1 genome encodes these proteins:
- a CDS encoding DUF1295 domain-containing protein — protein MKDSVRKSLIVLPVIVLLAALIAVAGSQGGATVGAIPAFAMAVGAAFLIQWLVFIPSFKAQTEKFYDLTGSLTYIAITLLLVLLTPGIDARALLLAAMVLVWALRLGSFLFRRISKAGKDDRFDEIKPSFVRFLNVWTIQGLWVVFTAAAAWVAITSATRVALDWFALIGFVLWAVGFAIEAVADLQKSRFNADAANKGHFISTGLWSKSRHPNYFGEILLWIGVAVIAAPALEGWQWVALISPVFVILLLTRVSGVPLLEQKSDKKWGGQADYEAYKKNTPVLIPKL, from the coding sequence GTGAAGGATTCAGTCCGAAAGTCGCTTATTGTCCTCCCCGTGATCGTGCTGCTGGCGGCACTCATCGCCGTGGCCGGCAGCCAGGGTGGAGCCACCGTGGGCGCGATCCCCGCCTTCGCCATGGCGGTGGGGGCGGCGTTCCTCATCCAGTGGCTGGTGTTTATTCCCTCTTTTAAAGCCCAGACCGAGAAGTTCTACGACCTGACCGGCTCCCTGACCTACATTGCCATCACACTGTTGCTGGTCCTGCTCACGCCGGGGATCGACGCGCGGGCCCTGCTGCTGGCAGCCATGGTCCTCGTCTGGGCCCTGCGGCTGGGCAGTTTCCTGTTCCGCCGCATCAGCAAGGCCGGCAAGGATGACCGCTTCGACGAGATTAAGCCGTCCTTTGTGCGGTTCCTGAATGTGTGGACGATTCAGGGACTCTGGGTGGTCTTCACCGCCGCAGCGGCGTGGGTGGCCATCACGTCAGCTACCCGCGTGGCGCTCGATTGGTTCGCGCTGATTGGCTTCGTGCTGTGGGCCGTCGGGTTTGCCATCGAGGCCGTGGCGGACCTGCAGAAGAGCCGCTTTAACGCTGATGCCGCCAACAAGGGCCACTTCATCTCCACCGGGCTGTGGTCGAAGTCCCGCCACCCGAACTACTTCGGCGAGATCCTGCTGTGGATCGGCGTCGCGGTCATCGCCGCGCCGGCGCTGGAAGGCTGGCAGTGGGTGGCCCTGATCTCGCCGGTGTTTGTTATCCTGCTGCTCACCCGGGTCAGCGGCGTGCCGCTCCTGGAACAGAAGTCCGACAAGAAGTGGGGCGGCCAGGCCGACTACGAGGCGTACAAGAAGAACACCCCCGTCCTGATCCCCAAGCTTTAG
- a CDS encoding AMP-dependent synthetase/ligase gives MSEFTTPLLVQASGHRNATELLLQRFRTAPEHIAFEVRAAHADVTAPWRQVTTRQFVDEVRALAKGLIAAGLQPGESLAIMSPTRYEWALADMAAWFAGAVVVPVYETSAAPQVTAILADADVRLAIAGTAEHALLLEQGFAQSGIPCLGVWTMDAGPGPDLAELVARGAGITDDAVEERRLLADLDSVATIVYTSGTTAAPKGALITHGNFVGQVLNVAAAYTGVVREGGNTIIFLPMAHVLARGLQLTCLANGMRIAHLADPRDVVPALGALQPTFLVVVPRVLQKIQASAAAAAAQKHLGRVWASAQSTAVAWGRLAEARDADPTVRPAGGLRIRHALFDRLFYARLRTLMGGRLDYLLSGAAALDAELSLFFRGLGLPVIEGYGLTETTAPLTGNMPGSIRAGSVGVPMPGTTVRLSDQGEVLAHGVGVFAGYRRPADNADAFEDGFFRTGDLGELDELGRLTLKGRIKDVIVTAGGKTISPAIWEGYVEGDPLVAHAVMVGEGKPFLGGLVLLDPESVAAWAEREGIADLAGLRIPDDGGAVQIDDVRLLTAIGKAVSSANAKIARSEQVRRFVLLLADLSEANGIVTPTMKLKRAAFTARAHHIVDNLYAEPRSQA, from the coding sequence ATGAGCGAGTTCACCACCCCGCTGCTGGTCCAGGCCTCCGGCCATCGAAACGCCACGGAACTGCTCCTGCAACGGTTCCGGACCGCCCCGGAGCACATCGCCTTCGAAGTACGCGCCGCGCACGCCGACGTCACCGCACCGTGGCGGCAGGTGACCACCCGGCAATTCGTTGACGAGGTCCGGGCCCTCGCCAAGGGCCTCATCGCCGCCGGTCTGCAGCCGGGCGAATCACTCGCCATTATGTCCCCCACCCGATATGAGTGGGCACTGGCCGACATGGCAGCGTGGTTCGCGGGCGCCGTCGTGGTCCCCGTCTACGAGACCTCGGCCGCTCCCCAGGTGACTGCCATCCTCGCCGACGCCGACGTCCGGCTGGCGATAGCCGGCACCGCTGAGCATGCCCTCTTGCTGGAGCAAGGGTTTGCACAGTCCGGGATACCGTGCCTGGGGGTCTGGACGATGGATGCCGGCCCGGGGCCGGACCTGGCCGAACTCGTGGCCCGCGGCGCCGGCATCACCGACGACGCGGTGGAGGAACGGCGCCTGCTGGCAGACCTCGACTCGGTCGCGACCATCGTCTATACCTCCGGCACCACCGCCGCGCCCAAGGGCGCCCTGATCACCCACGGCAACTTCGTGGGGCAGGTGCTCAACGTGGCCGCCGCCTACACCGGGGTGGTCCGGGAGGGCGGCAACACCATTATCTTCCTGCCCATGGCCCACGTGTTAGCACGCGGACTGCAGCTGACCTGCCTTGCCAACGGCATGCGTATTGCGCACCTCGCGGACCCCCGGGACGTTGTGCCCGCCCTCGGCGCACTGCAGCCTACCTTCCTGGTGGTGGTCCCCCGCGTCTTGCAGAAGATCCAGGCGTCTGCCGCGGCCGCCGCCGCGCAGAAGCATCTGGGCCGGGTGTGGGCGTCTGCGCAGAGCACGGCAGTGGCTTGGGGCCGGCTGGCTGAAGCCCGCGACGCCGACCCGACCGTCAGGCCCGCCGGCGGCCTGCGCATCCGGCATGCGCTCTTCGATCGCCTGTTCTACGCCCGGCTCCGGACGCTGATGGGCGGACGCCTGGACTACCTGCTCTCCGGCGCCGCCGCGCTCGACGCCGAGTTGTCCCTGTTCTTCCGGGGCCTCGGCCTGCCGGTCATCGAGGGCTACGGCCTTACCGAAACAACCGCCCCGCTGACCGGGAATATGCCCGGCTCGATCCGGGCCGGGTCGGTGGGAGTCCCGATGCCCGGCACAACCGTGCGCCTCTCGGACCAGGGCGAGGTACTCGCCCACGGAGTCGGGGTCTTCGCCGGCTACCGCAGGCCGGCCGACAACGCTGACGCGTTCGAGGACGGGTTTTTCCGCACCGGCGACCTCGGCGAACTCGACGAGCTGGGACGGCTCACCCTCAAGGGCCGGATAAAGGACGTTATTGTCACTGCCGGCGGCAAGACCATCTCCCCCGCAATTTGGGAAGGCTACGTCGAGGGCGACCCCCTGGTGGCACACGCCGTCATGGTGGGAGAAGGCAAACCCTTCCTCGGCGGCCTTGTGCTGCTGGATCCGGAGTCCGTCGCTGCGTGGGCGGAGCGCGAGGGCATCGCCGATCTGGCCGGCCTGCGGATTCCGGACGACGGCGGCGCCGTCCAGATCGACGACGTTCGGCTCCTCACCGCGATTGGCAAGGCGGTCAGCTCCGCCAACGCCAAAATCGCGCGCTCCGAGCAGGTCCGCCGGTTTGTGTTGCTGCTCGCGGACCTCAGCGAAGCCAACGGCATCGTGACCCCCACGATGAAACTCAAGCGCGCCGCGTTCACCGCCCGCGCCCACCACATCGTGGACAACCTCTACGCCGAACCCAGGAGCCAGGCATGA
- a CDS encoding adenosine deaminase has protein sequence METYDGVPATEGATPDSPLVPAPEVHDFAEVPQEVYGPLPVAELHLHIEGTLEPELIFALAERNGIQLPYADLDELRSRYEFTDLQSFLDLYYANMAVLQTEQDFADMTRAYLTRAALAGVRHAEIMLDPQAHLARGVALATCVSGVVSVLATSREEFGISTLLIAAFLRDLAEDSALEVLEELLAMEAPIVGIGLDSAEVGNPPAKFQRLFARAKDAGLRRIAHAGEEGPPSYITDALDLLDAERIDHGIRCMEDPELVERLVQELTPLTVCPLSNVRLRAVDTLKQHPLPAMLAAGLNVSVNSDDPAYFGGHVDDNFAQLKSVIGLSEFDCVRMAANSIRSSFASEERKMELLAELAASGH, from the coding sequence ATGGAAACTTACGACGGCGTGCCCGCCACCGAGGGCGCTACCCCGGACAGCCCGCTGGTACCTGCCCCCGAGGTCCACGATTTCGCCGAGGTTCCGCAGGAAGTGTACGGCCCACTGCCGGTGGCGGAACTCCACCTGCACATCGAAGGCACCCTCGAGCCCGAACTGATCTTCGCCCTCGCGGAACGCAACGGAATCCAGCTGCCGTATGCGGATCTGGACGAGCTGCGGTCCCGCTACGAGTTCACGGACCTGCAGTCATTCCTGGATCTCTACTACGCCAACATGGCCGTACTGCAGACCGAGCAGGACTTTGCCGACATGACCCGGGCCTACCTGACCCGGGCGGCGCTCGCCGGCGTCCGGCACGCCGAGATTATGCTGGATCCGCAGGCGCACCTGGCCCGCGGGGTGGCCCTGGCGACCTGCGTTAGCGGCGTGGTGTCGGTGCTGGCGACCTCCCGCGAGGAGTTCGGGATCTCCACCCTGCTGATCGCCGCGTTCCTGCGCGACCTCGCCGAAGACTCCGCGCTGGAGGTGCTGGAGGAGTTGCTCGCCATGGAAGCGCCGATTGTGGGCATCGGACTCGACTCGGCCGAGGTGGGTAATCCGCCGGCCAAGTTCCAGCGGCTGTTCGCCCGGGCCAAGGACGCCGGGCTGCGCCGGATCGCGCATGCCGGCGAGGAGGGCCCGCCGTCGTACATCACGGACGCGCTGGACCTCCTGGACGCGGAACGGATCGACCACGGCATCCGCTGCATGGAGGACCCCGAACTGGTGGAGCGGCTGGTGCAGGAGCTCACACCGCTGACGGTATGTCCGCTCTCCAACGTCCGGCTGCGCGCCGTGGACACCCTGAAGCAGCACCCGCTGCCGGCTATGCTCGCGGCGGGTCTGAACGTGAGTGTGAACTCGGATGATCCGGCGTACTTCGGCGGCCATGTGGATGACAACTTCGCGCAGCTCAAGTCGGTGATCGGCCTTTCCGAGTTCGACTGCGTGCGGATGGCAGCGAACTCTATCCGTTCCTCGTTCGCGAGCGAGGAACGCAAGATGGAGCTGCTGGCCGAACTGGCAGCGTCGGGGCACTGA
- the uvrA gene encoding excinuclease ABC subunit UvrA, with the protein MSGLGPDDSSDGFVRVRGARENNLRNVDVDVPRDAIVAFTGVSGSGKSSLAFGTIYAEAQRRYFESVAPYARRLIQQGHNPKVEMITGLPPAVALQQRRGTPSSRSTVGTVTTLSNSLRMLFSRAGSYPDGASPLDSDAFSPNTAAGACPKCHGLGVAYTVTESSLVPDTSLSIRDGAIAAWPGAWQGKNLRDILTHLGYDVDTPWRKLSKKDRDWILFTEEQPVVEVTPQRDRVAKPYKGRFWSAKSYVLHTLADTKSSTMRDRVLRFMDTGPCPVCGGSGLTPAALAVTFAGRTIAELNGVPMTELAEIIRPTAELKSAGTASRRLSSGEDNEVAVAITRDLLQRVSVLLDLGLGYLALGRATPTLSPGEMQRLRIATQLRSGLFGVIYVLDEPSAGLHPADAEPLLAVLDLLKSSGNSVFVVEHNMDVVRRADWLVDVGPRAGEGGGEVLYSGPVAGLAGVDASVTRPYLFPDEAQNTTDDGRSRREAAGWLELRDISRHNLRGLDADFPLGVLTAVTGVSGSGKSTLVSHVLAEVVHAHLHPGDADAAPAPDDLESEAGEPAGELSVGPVSGLDQLDRLVKVDQKPIGRTPRSNLATYTGLFDAVRKEFAATDEARARGFGAGRFSFNVAGGRCETCQGEGFVAVELVFLPGSYGPCPVCDGSRYNPETLEVTYRGKNVAEVLGMTVNAAAEFLATVPAAARSLQTLREVGLGYLRLGQPATELSGGEAQRIKLATELQRAQRGHSLYLLDEPTTGLHPADVELLMAQLHRLVDAGNTVIVVEHEMDVVAAADWVIDLGPAGGDAGGTIVAVGTPAVVAQSPASRTAPYLATVLG; encoded by the coding sequence ATGTCAGGGCTGGGTCCCGACGATTCCTCCGATGGCTTTGTTCGTGTGCGCGGCGCCCGCGAGAACAACCTTCGGAACGTGGACGTGGATGTGCCGCGCGATGCAATCGTCGCGTTCACCGGCGTCTCCGGCTCCGGCAAGTCCTCCCTGGCCTTCGGCACCATTTACGCCGAGGCCCAGCGACGGTACTTCGAGTCCGTGGCCCCCTACGCCCGGCGGCTCATCCAGCAGGGCCACAACCCGAAAGTGGAAATGATCACGGGCCTGCCGCCCGCCGTGGCGCTGCAGCAGCGACGCGGTACGCCCAGCTCCCGCTCAACGGTGGGCACTGTCACCACCCTGTCCAATTCGCTGCGGATGCTCTTCTCCCGCGCCGGCAGCTACCCAGACGGCGCCAGCCCCCTCGACTCGGACGCGTTCTCCCCCAACACCGCCGCCGGGGCCTGCCCGAAATGCCACGGCCTGGGTGTCGCCTACACCGTTACCGAATCCTCCCTGGTGCCGGACACCTCGCTGAGCATCCGCGACGGTGCGATCGCCGCCTGGCCCGGGGCATGGCAGGGCAAGAACCTGCGCGACATCCTCACGCACCTGGGCTACGACGTCGATACGCCCTGGCGCAAGCTGTCCAAAAAGGACCGCGACTGGATCCTTTTCACCGAGGAACAGCCCGTTGTGGAAGTCACGCCGCAGCGCGACCGGGTGGCTAAGCCCTACAAGGGACGCTTCTGGAGCGCAAAGAGCTACGTGCTGCACACCCTGGCCGATACCAAAAGCAGCACCATGCGGGATCGGGTGCTGCGCTTTATGGACACCGGACCGTGCCCGGTCTGCGGCGGCAGCGGCCTGACCCCGGCCGCCCTGGCCGTGACGTTCGCCGGCCGCACCATCGCTGAACTCAACGGCGTGCCCATGACGGAGCTGGCCGAGATCATTCGCCCCACCGCTGAGCTGAAGTCCGCCGGAACCGCCTCGCGCAGGCTGAGTTCCGGGGAGGACAATGAGGTGGCGGTCGCCATCACCCGGGACCTGCTGCAGCGGGTGAGTGTGCTGTTGGACCTCGGCTTGGGCTACTTGGCCTTGGGCCGGGCCACACCCACCCTCTCGCCCGGGGAAATGCAGCGCCTCCGGATCGCCACCCAGCTCCGCTCCGGGCTCTTCGGCGTGATCTACGTGCTGGATGAGCCCTCCGCCGGCCTGCACCCTGCCGACGCCGAGCCGCTGCTGGCTGTCCTGGACCTGCTCAAGTCCTCCGGCAACTCCGTTTTTGTGGTGGAACACAACATGGACGTCGTCCGGCGCGCCGACTGGCTGGTGGACGTCGGCCCGCGCGCCGGTGAAGGCGGCGGCGAGGTGCTCTACAGCGGCCCGGTCGCCGGGCTTGCCGGGGTGGATGCCTCCGTGACCCGGCCCTATCTGTTCCCGGACGAGGCACAGAACACCACGGACGACGGCCGTTCCCGCCGGGAAGCTGCCGGTTGGCTCGAACTGCGCGACATCAGCCGCCACAACCTGCGCGGACTCGACGCCGATTTCCCGCTGGGCGTACTCACCGCGGTGACCGGCGTCTCCGGCTCCGGCAAATCGACGCTGGTCAGCCATGTCCTCGCCGAGGTGGTCCACGCCCACCTGCATCCTGGCGATGCAGACGCTGCACCGGCACCCGACGACCTGGAATCCGAAGCCGGCGAGCCAGCCGGCGAACTCAGCGTTGGCCCCGTTTCCGGACTGGACCAGTTGGACCGGCTGGTAAAAGTCGACCAGAAGCCTATCGGCCGCACACCGCGGTCCAACCTCGCGACGTACACCGGACTGTTCGACGCCGTCCGGAAGGAGTTTGCGGCCACCGACGAGGCCCGCGCCCGCGGCTTCGGGGCCGGCCGTTTCTCCTTCAACGTCGCGGGCGGACGCTGCGAAACCTGCCAGGGCGAGGGCTTTGTCGCGGTCGAACTGGTATTCCTGCCCGGCAGCTACGGACCGTGCCCGGTATGCGACGGCTCGCGCTACAACCCGGAAACCCTGGAGGTCACCTACCGCGGCAAAAACGTCGCCGAGGTGCTTGGTATGACAGTTAACGCTGCGGCCGAATTCCTGGCGACGGTCCCTGCCGCCGCCCGCAGCCTGCAGACCCTGCGCGAAGTGGGCCTGGGCTACCTCAGGTTGGGCCAGCCGGCCACCGAACTCTCCGGCGGCGAAGCCCAGCGCATCAAGCTCGCCACCGAACTGCAGCGTGCCCAGCGCGGCCATTCGCTCTACCTGCTGGATGAGCCCACCACGGGACTGCACCCGGCCGACGTCGAGCTCCTGATGGCCCAGCTGCACCGGTTGGTCGACGCCGGCAACACGGTCATTGTGGTCGAGCACGAGATGGACGTGGTGGCCGCGGCGGACTGGGTGATCGACCTGGGCCCGGCCGGCGGCGATGCCGGGGGCACGATCGTCGCCGTCGGGACGCCCGCCGTGGTCGCACAGTCCCCGGCGAGCCGGACGGCGCCGTATCTGGCGACCGTGCTGGGCTGA
- a CDS encoding MarR family transcriptional regulator, with product MTASKQHPATLALQSLFTLANETEREIARGMGLNLTDFRALSALEISGQVTVGQLAEQLGTTPATTTAIVSRLESRGYVARHRSTEDRRRVHVRPTPASFTAITGLMQPLMIASNEHLRLLPAANQTVIADFLHVAQGMMRHHLHALSEKDAR from the coding sequence ATGACCGCGTCAAAGCAGCACCCGGCCACCTTGGCCCTGCAGAGCCTGTTCACGCTCGCCAACGAGACCGAACGTGAAATCGCCCGCGGCATGGGGCTGAACCTCACCGACTTCCGTGCGCTCTCGGCACTGGAAATCTCGGGGCAGGTTACGGTGGGCCAGCTCGCCGAGCAACTGGGAACAACCCCTGCAACCACCACGGCGATCGTTAGCCGGTTGGAGTCCCGCGGCTACGTGGCCCGGCACCGCAGTACTGAGGACCGCCGCCGGGTCCACGTCCGCCCCACTCCAGCGTCGTTCACAGCAATTACGGGCCTGATGCAGCCCCTGATGATTGCCTCCAACGAGCACCTCCGGCTGTTGCCTGCCGCAAACCAGACCGTCATCGCGGACTTCCTGCACGTCGCGCAGGGCATGATGCGCCACCATTTACACGCACTTTCCGAAAAGGACGCCCGATGA
- a CDS encoding DUF2177 family protein, whose translation MNVRTRNWLLSYAVTAVIFAVIDVAWITIVANRQYESQIGDLLAPSVNLAGAVVFYLVYVAGIVHYGVRPNHRAATLRQRVLGAALFGFFSYATWALTALAVLKDFPVLVALTDIAWGAAVCSAVTWLTATLLRRILSRAGTPG comes from the coding sequence ATGAACGTTCGAACCAGGAATTGGCTGCTGTCCTACGCAGTCACCGCTGTCATCTTCGCCGTCATCGACGTTGCGTGGATCACCATCGTGGCGAATCGACAGTACGAGAGCCAGATCGGCGACCTGCTGGCCCCCAGCGTCAATCTGGCCGGCGCCGTTGTGTTCTACCTGGTCTACGTCGCCGGGATTGTGCACTACGGCGTCCGGCCCAACCACCGGGCCGCGACGCTGCGGCAGCGGGTGCTGGGAGCCGCGCTGTTCGGATTCTTCAGCTACGCAACGTGGGCGCTGACCGCGCTCGCCGTCCTCAAGGACTTCCCGGTCCTTGTGGCCTTGACCGACATTGCCTGGGGCGCCGCGGTCTGCAGCGCCGTCACCTGGCTCACCGCAACCCTCCTGCGGCGTATCCTCTCCCGGGCCGGCACGCCCGGGTAG
- a CDS encoding MSMEG_6728 family protein: MQTFLPFPDFQQSAAALDRERLGKQRVEALQILRALVIPEYGWQSHPAIRMWMGYVPALTLFGLTVVDEWTKGGGEDTTREKIMEFAPQAAHPDYASKIPMPPWLGAPELHLSHRSRLVAKDPRFYAPLFPDTEHDLEYVWPEPRLELVPEDPSGDRMWVLRLPLGNTEPQKLETVSLPPAGRAKAAPANEDEYQFVYADSGSRRPAKQRKLPPKQLVKKPTRKRQQQEEAFNTLPGNSIVAIPFDGGASFAVGKVLGRPITVEGRFARNFQVDEILDRSAFDYPALLQDPRVFFPIPAR; this comes from the coding sequence ATGCAGACCTTTCTCCCCTTCCCCGATTTCCAGCAGAGCGCAGCGGCCCTGGACCGCGAGCGGCTCGGCAAGCAGCGAGTTGAAGCGCTGCAGATCCTGCGCGCGCTGGTGATTCCGGAGTACGGCTGGCAGTCGCACCCGGCAATCCGGATGTGGATGGGATATGTTCCGGCGCTTACCCTCTTCGGCCTGACAGTGGTGGACGAGTGGACGAAGGGCGGCGGCGAGGACACCACACGCGAGAAGATCATGGAGTTCGCACCGCAGGCTGCACACCCCGATTACGCCTCGAAGATCCCGATGCCGCCATGGCTCGGCGCCCCCGAACTGCACCTCAGCCACCGCTCCCGTCTGGTCGCCAAGGACCCTCGGTTCTACGCGCCGCTGTTCCCGGACACCGAGCATGACCTGGAGTATGTCTGGCCCGAACCCAGGCTTGAGCTGGTCCCGGAGGACCCGTCCGGCGACCGCATGTGGGTCCTTCGCCTGCCGCTGGGTAATACCGAGCCGCAGAAGCTGGAGACTGTCAGCCTTCCGCCCGCGGGCCGGGCCAAGGCTGCGCCCGCAAACGAGGATGAGTACCAGTTCGTTTACGCCGACTCCGGCTCCCGCCGACCCGCGAAACAACGCAAGCTTCCGCCGAAGCAGCTCGTCAAAAAGCCCACCCGCAAACGCCAGCAGCAGGAAGAGGCGTTTAACACACTTCCGGGCAACTCGATCGTTGCCATCCCGTTCGACGGCGGTGCATCCTTCGCCGTAGGCAAGGTCCTGGGCCGTCCGATCACCGTGGAAGGCCGATTCGCACGGAACTTCCAGGTCGACGAGATCCTGGACCGCTCGGCCTTCGACTACCCGGCGCTGCTGCAGGATCCCCGGGTCTTCTTCCCGATCCCGGCGCGCTAG
- a CDS encoding LysM peptidoglycan-binding domain-containing protein, whose translation MVPLSGESYTIQSGDTLSKTAEQFHLAGGWQALADANSASIGDPDLVLPGQALQLPA comes from the coding sequence GTGGTCCCGCTCAGCGGCGAAAGCTACACCATCCAAAGCGGCGACACCTTGAGCAAAACCGCGGAACAGTTCCACCTGGCCGGCGGTTGGCAGGCCTTGGCCGATGCCAACTCAGCCAGCATCGGCGACCCTGACCTGGTGTTACCGGGCCAGGCGCTGCAGCTGCCGGCCTAG
- a CDS encoding glycosidase, translated as MGANTAENTTRRLKAVLDVLAEGVWTDEKLNAGSVLGEAIARVPLNEFERELLSGGIPRGHKTLTTATAKLVKAGWLVKGRSGWTITEDGQRATVAFADPAAFAAALDAGTPVPADTPLPTAPAVMPAKAAPKAAPKVARVAEKAAKLVEDAVAPVAKAVRKRKTAVKAPAEAADAAPATAPAAASPAAESVAPAASVGAVEQPDAVAVAGDFNILLGAPANWAPQYDESQMELDLVDQLWKLAAQLPAGSYSFKIALNRSWTENFGAFGAFDGANHEVHHSGGQLVIHYDHRTHDIVLP; from the coding sequence ATGGGCGCGAACACTGCCGAAAACACCACCCGCCGGCTGAAGGCCGTACTGGACGTCCTGGCCGAGGGCGTGTGGACAGATGAGAAACTGAACGCCGGGTCAGTCCTGGGCGAGGCAATCGCCCGCGTCCCGCTCAACGAGTTCGAGCGTGAACTGCTCAGCGGCGGCATCCCCCGCGGTCACAAGACGCTGACCACAGCTACTGCCAAGCTGGTCAAGGCCGGCTGGCTGGTCAAGGGCCGTTCGGGCTGGACGATCACCGAGGACGGCCAGCGCGCCACCGTCGCTTTCGCCGACCCGGCAGCCTTCGCCGCAGCGCTCGACGCCGGAACCCCTGTTCCCGCCGACACCCCGCTGCCTACGGCGCCCGCCGTCATGCCCGCGAAGGCCGCTCCGAAGGCCGCTCCGAAGGTTGCCAGGGTGGCGGAAAAGGCAGCCAAGCTTGTCGAGGATGCCGTCGCCCCCGTCGCCAAGGCGGTCCGCAAGCGTAAAACCGCCGTCAAGGCACCTGCTGAAGCGGCGGACGCCGCCCCGGCCACTGCCCCGGCTGCCGCTTCGCCGGCTGCTGAGTCCGTGGCCCCCGCCGCCAGCGTCGGCGCCGTCGAGCAGCCGGACGCAGTGGCAGTTGCCGGCGACTTCAACATCCTGCTGGGCGCCCCGGCCAACTGGGCCCCGCAATACGACGAATCCCAAATGGAGCTGGATCTCGTTGATCAGCTCTGGAAGCTCGCGGCGCAACTCCCGGCCGGCTCCTACAGCTTCAAGATCGCCCTCAACCGCTCCTGGACCGAGAATTTCGGCGCCTTCGGTGCGTTCGATGGCGCCAACCACGAGGTGCACCACTCCGGCGGCCAGCTGGTGATCCACTACGACCACAGGACCCACGACATCGTCCTGCCGTAG